The region TTTCAGCTCCAGTGTTGCACATATTTTCACGAGGTGATGCGCGCGTACTCGTTTGCTGAGGAGCGGCTCGATGCTTGGGAAGAGATATTGAAGGAAACGAAGCAATGGCGGATCGCCTGGGTGCACGGCAAAGCACGCCTTCCCCACTATATCCCGCCGTATTGGATCAGCTGGGAGCGGGCGCATTGGAATTCGCTGCTCTTTGATGTGATCGCCGCGCTCCGTTTTCATGTGTGGACGATGCCGCCGCTCGGGAGCGAGTGGCTGGAAGGGGTCGAGGAGTACGAGAAGGAGCTGCCGTTATCCGACGGGGAGCGAGCGTTTTTGTACAGCCATTTGGCGGAGCCGCGCGGGTTTATCCGCTGTTTGGAGCGATATGAGGCCGCTTCGCGGAAGGAGCGGAACGAACGGGAACATGTCGCCGCGCTGCAGCGCTGTTATTTGGCGTTTAAAAACATGGAGGCGCTCATAATGCACCTTGTCCAACGCGACGCCGCGCAGCAGCAGGAAGAAGCGGTGGACAATGAACCGCCGGCGGATGAAGAGGATAATGGGTAAGCCGATGACAAACAAAACGGCGTCTTCCTAAAAAAGATGGTGATGGAACAGAGAACGCGGTCCAACGGAAGTGTTTCTCCATTTAAAACAAGAAAAGCGGCTTTTCCTTTCATGTGAGAACCAGCGATTCCGCGAAAATGATTGTTTTTTCATCAGACCCTCTGAGAGGGCGGAGATTCATGGCTTTTCTCAAATTGAGAAACCTCATAAACCTTGTTCTTTTCAACACTTGAGAACCGCCGTTTTAAGTAAAGAAAACGATCGTTTTTCCGGACTTCTAAATCCATTCGAAATGGAGCGCCACGGCAATGAGAACAAAGATCGCCAATAAAATGACATCAAACGTCGTCGGCAAAAAAATGGTGCGGATCGCTTGAAAGATCGTGAGCGGAATGATTACTTGGGCGCAGACGGCGCGCACTTGCCGAAGCCACGGCGGCCACGAATACGGGTTGAATCGCCGCATCGACATTCCCTCCTTCTCCGGTTTACTATACAATATGAATAGAAAAAATGTTTGTCACCAAACGGGTGGCAGTAGAATAAATAAATAAAAACTTGGCAAAGATGATGGACAATGGTAGTATAATAATCGAACAATGACGACAAAAGCGAAGACGGGGAGGAGTACAGCGGTCCGCGCCTGCAGAGAGG is a window of Geobacillus kaustophilus DNA encoding:
- the ysxE gene encoding spore coat protein YsxE; translation: MAAQFDQYDAVLVQYGLRPVRMEQRGKAVKVYTNRGVFALKPLESEQEAAAVWQSLQHGGPRCLPLYLTRRRSLFAAEGSRLYYLQAWHNGEAKAEGDPVRAFFRDLARLHRSTVRSIKVNEEEIEDYRKQKKDEWQRARAVWEERVERYEAAWYMSPFQLQCCTYFHEVMRAYSFAEERLDAWEEILKETKQWRIAWVHGKARLPHYIPPYWISWERAHWNSLLFDVIAALRFHVWTMPPLGSEWLEGVEEYEKELPLSDGERAFLYSHLAEPRGFIRCLERYEAASRKERNEREHVAALQRCYLAFKNMEALIMHLVQRDAAQQQEEAVDNEPPADEEDNG